One part of the Flavobacterium johnsoniae UW101 genome encodes these proteins:
- a CDS encoding DUF2271 domain-containing protein, with translation MKSILKIVLIFFVALQANAQSSKYKCMLQMTNYMGEGAYIVVSLINPSGAYEKTLYVMGDDKKWYKSLKEWNKFHAQKSEDISAKTGASVTGGDRSVTTIEIEDSKINKGYKLRFESAVEDQKYYVSDLEIPLTTEGLADKTDGKGYIKYVRLNKI, from the coding sequence ATGAAATCTATACTTAAAATCGTTCTTATATTCTTTGTTGCTTTACAGGCAAATGCACAATCAAGCAAATACAAATGCATGTTGCAAATGACAAATTATATGGGAGAAGGTGCTTATATTGTTGTTTCGCTTATTAACCCAAGCGGTGCATACGAAAAAACACTTTATGTAATGGGCGACGACAAAAAATGGTACAAATCATTAAAAGAATGGAATAAATTCCACGCTCAGAAAAGTGAAGACATCAGCGCAAAAACCGGTGCATCTGTTACCGGAGGAGACCGCAGTGTTACAACAATCGAAATTGAAGATTCTAAAATCAATAAAGGTTACAAACTGCGTTTTGAGTCAGCAGTTGAAGATCAGAAATATTATGTAAGCGATCTTGAAATTCCGCTTACAACAGAAGGTCTTGCTGACAAAACAGACGGTAAAGGTTACATTAAATATGTAAGACTGAACAAAATATAA
- a CDS encoding PepSY domain-containing protein produces MTLSFWRYAHLALALFSSIFLLLASVTGIILAVDAVQEKTLPYKAADFDKITLGETLPVLKKEYSEITELSVDYNQFVTLQAIDKDGNDVNAYIDPKTGKALGTPAKKSEFIKWVTSFHRSLFLHETGRFFVGVISFCLLLISISGFVLVLKRQRGIRNFFSKVIKEYFAQYYHVVLGRLALIPILIIALTGTYLSLERFNFFMGEEKAKPVKTELSAEAKKTSVFKTTLLSEVKKIEFPFTDDPEEYYIIELKDREIEVNQVDGTLLSEKRSPFTVQLSALSLDLHTGRINTVWAVILAIACLNILFFIYSGFAITLKRRSSRIKNKFKANESNYILLVGSENGSSFRFANAIAKQLISHGKKVFTAELNSFSVYPKAEHIIVFSSTHGLGDPPSNARKFKTLLQKQNQEQKIKFSVVGFGSKSYPDFCQFAIEIDQLLENQNWAERFLDLQTVNDKSAVEFTEWLKLWSGKTEIPLACTPSLYNHVPKGLQKLMVLDKTPISDTEHTFILTLHANSRTKFASGDLLAVYPANDSRERLYSIGNHSGNVQLVVKLHQNGLGSGYLNNLEPGDTIKARIINNHAFHFPKKASKVAFISNGTGIAPFLGMIEQNKAKKEIQLYSGFRMETPTLLAYKKFANIMIQKEYLDNFHVALSREAEQIYVMDLIKRDTVFFVNLLKDGGVIMICGSLAMQKDVEVILDELCRDNGMQNLADYKEKGQILTDCY; encoded by the coding sequence ATGACTCTTTCTTTCTGGCGCTACGCACATTTGGCTCTGGCCTTATTTTCTTCGATATTTCTGCTTTTAGCTTCTGTTACCGGAATCATTCTCGCAGTCGATGCAGTACAGGAAAAAACACTTCCGTACAAAGCTGCTGATTTTGATAAAATTACTTTAGGAGAAACACTGCCGGTATTAAAAAAAGAATACTCAGAAATCACCGAATTGAGTGTCGATTACAATCAGTTTGTAACACTTCAGGCCATTGATAAAGATGGAAATGATGTGAATGCTTATATTGATCCTAAAACCGGAAAAGCATTAGGAACGCCTGCAAAAAAGAGTGAATTTATTAAATGGGTTACAAGTTTTCATCGTTCGCTGTTTCTTCATGAAACCGGCCGATTCTTTGTTGGCGTAATTTCTTTTTGTTTACTGTTAATTTCAATTTCGGGATTTGTGCTGGTTTTAAAAAGACAAAGAGGCATCCGTAATTTCTTTTCGAAAGTAATTAAAGAATATTTTGCACAATATTATCATGTTGTTTTAGGCCGTCTGGCTTTGATCCCAATTTTGATTATCGCGCTTACCGGAACTTATTTATCGCTGGAAAGATTTAACTTTTTTATGGGTGAAGAAAAAGCAAAACCGGTAAAAACAGAACTTTCGGCGGAAGCCAAAAAAACTTCGGTATTTAAAACCACACTCCTGTCTGAAGTAAAGAAAATCGAATTTCCTTTTACAGATGATCCTGAAGAATATTATATCATTGAACTAAAAGACCGCGAAATTGAAGTCAATCAGGTTGACGGCACTTTACTTTCAGAAAAACGTTCGCCGTTTACTGTTCAGTTATCAGCTTTAAGCCTTGACCTGCATACAGGAAGAATTAATACTGTCTGGGCTGTAATTTTAGCCATTGCGTGTCTCAATATTCTTTTCTTTATTTATTCTGGTTTTGCTATTACTCTAAAACGAAGATCAAGCCGAATTAAAAATAAATTCAAAGCCAATGAAAGCAATTATATTTTGCTGGTTGGTTCTGAAAACGGAAGCTCTTTTCGATTTGCCAATGCTATTGCGAAGCAGTTAATCAGCCATGGAAAAAAAGTTTTTACGGCCGAATTAAATAGTTTTTCGGTTTACCCAAAAGCTGAGCATATTATTGTTTTTTCGTCTACTCATGGTTTAGGTGATCCGCCTTCAAACGCCAGAAAATTCAAAACCCTTTTACAAAAACAAAATCAGGAACAAAAAATTAAATTTTCGGTTGTTGGTTTTGGATCAAAATCTTATCCTGATTTCTGTCAATTTGCTATTGAAATCGATCAGCTTCTGGAAAATCAAAATTGGGCAGAACGCTTTTTAGATTTACAAACCGTTAATGATAAATCGGCAGTTGAGTTTACAGAATGGTTGAAATTATGGAGCGGGAAAACCGAAATTCCACTTGCCTGTACTCCATCTCTGTACAACCATGTTCCAAAAGGTTTACAAAAATTAATGGTTTTAGATAAAACGCCAATTTCAGATACTGAACATACATTTATTTTAACACTGCACGCCAATAGCCGAACGAAATTTGCTTCGGGCGATTTACTGGCTGTTTATCCTGCCAATGATTCGAGAGAACGCCTCTACTCTATTGGAAATCATTCCGGAAATGTACAATTGGTTGTAAAACTGCATCAAAATGGATTAGGTTCTGGATATTTAAATAATCTGGAACCGGGCGATACTATTAAAGCCAGAATTATTAATAATCACGCTTTCCATTTTCCAAAGAAAGCGTCAAAAGTGGCTTTTATTTCTAACGGAACGGGAATTGCTCCTTTTCTTGGAATGATCGAACAAAATAAAGCTAAGAAAGAAATACAGCTTTACAGCGGATTTAGAATGGAAACGCCGACACTGCTGGCTTATAAAAAGTTTGCCAATATAATGATCCAAAAAGAATATCTGGATAATTTTCATGTCGCTTTATCACGAGAAGCCGAACAAATTTATGTAATGGATTTGATAAAAAGGGACACAGTCTTTTTTGTTAATTTATTGAAAGACGGCGGTGTAATCATGATTTGCGGTTCACTTGCAATGCAGAAAGATGTCGAAGTGATTCTGGATGAATTGTGTCGTGATAACGGAATGCAAAATCTCGCTGATTACAAGGAAAAAGGACAAATTTTAACCGATTGTTATTAG
- a CDS encoding FAD:protein FMN transferase codes for MHKLLSHKLLILFVISCCFSAHSQVLRKRTTLLMGGRFDISIVAKDSLTAEQNINEVIAEITRIENLISDWKPDSQVSQVNQNAGIKPIKVDREVFELAQRALKLSEITNGGFDVSFAAMDRIWKFDGSMTEMPSAEAIKKSVEKVGYKNIILDSVQSTIFLKLKGMKIGFGALGEGYATDKCRTMMIAKGIEAGIVNGSGDMSTWGKQPNGQPWKIGITNPFKPEKLLAVVPLNQGAVTTSGSYEKFVIFNGKRYSHIINPATGYPATGLCSVTVFGPNAETANGLSTSMMVLGQTEGLLLLQKFPDYSCVMITDNGKVIKSKNFSIKKFKAKL; via the coding sequence ATGCACAAATTATTGTCACATAAATTATTAATCCTGTTTGTAATTTCCTGTTGTTTTTCAGCACATTCGCAGGTTTTACGAAAAAGAACTACTCTGCTTATGGGCGGACGTTTTGACATTAGTATTGTGGCAAAGGATTCTCTAACTGCAGAACAAAATATAAACGAAGTAATTGCCGAAATTACGCGAATTGAAAACCTAATTTCTGACTGGAAACCGGATTCGCAGGTTTCTCAGGTAAATCAAAATGCCGGAATTAAACCCATAAAAGTTGATCGCGAAGTATTTGAACTTGCACAAAGAGCTTTAAAATTATCAGAAATAACCAACGGCGGATTTGATGTTAGTTTTGCCGCAATGGACCGAATCTGGAAATTTGACGGATCAATGACCGAAATGCCTTCGGCGGAAGCCATAAAAAAGTCGGTTGAGAAAGTGGGTTATAAAAACATTATTTTAGATTCTGTTCAATCAACAATTTTCTTAAAACTAAAAGGAATGAAGATTGGCTTTGGCGCTTTAGGTGAAGGTTACGCAACTGATAAATGCCGTACAATGATGATTGCAAAAGGCATTGAAGCCGGAATTGTAAACGGTTCGGGAGATATGAGCACCTGGGGGAAACAGCCCAACGGACAGCCTTGGAAAATTGGAATCACAAACCCTTTTAAACCTGAAAAACTTCTGGCAGTCGTTCCCTTAAATCAAGGTGCGGTCACTACATCCGGGAGTTATGAAAAGTTCGTTATTTTTAACGGAAAACGATATTCTCACATTATAAATCCTGCAACCGGATATCCTGCAACGGGCTTGTGCAGCGTGACTGTCTTTGGTCCAAATGCCGAAACCGCAAACGGATTAAGCACTTCAATGATGGTTTTGGGACAGACAGAAGGCTTGCTTTTACTTCAAAAATTTCCAGATTACAGCTGTGTAATGATTACTGATAACGGAAAAGTTATTAAGTCAAAAAATTTCTCCATTAAAAAGTTCAAAGCAAAATTGTAA
- a CDS encoding TonB-dependent receptor produces MITLSGWSQTGKITGKVTFTNNEIATGASVQISGTKKNAVVDNNGQFEFRNLSYGNYTLDISSMEAQNKSVNIVLNRPSQQITISLEKITDPKALNEVLIQKKTAKKEIIEKGFSVNVIETQEAAKRNIQTNDLLGQSAGVRIRQNGGLGSSVNYNLNGMSGNAIRIFIDGIPISTYGSSFNLNSIPPALIERIEVYKGVIPAHLADDALGGAINVILKKGAKNSLNASVSYGSFNTIQSNFNTTYRDKSGFTLKGSGFYNYSDNNYEIWGKFARDVQADGVMKQIRAKRFNDAYRSYGGRFELGFTDVEWADTFLVGINMSDDYNEIQHGQAMSTPYKGRFTEADAKVISINYAKKDFIIKGLEFNINSVFSQRNEVLNDTVKWNYNWFNEKAIGLKGLPILTPNGAQQGAPTILHLNNKIFSTRGGLNYSVNENHRFVFSTMLYSFMRDDYDEMKSELERNFQQKRDLQKNILSFAYEFEGLGSRLRTNVFGKRYNQKTEQKTPVLTTTNGQTKITENLENNNTTFYGYGFAASYFVLPKLMLSTSAEKAIRLPSENEIFGNPGENQTSNSSLKPEQSNNLNVGLRFGPFKINEHKFSFSGSGFWRNSKDKIVRQFSTRVNEALQATPSVNMGTAQSLGYEASLEYSNKNKLFVSMNMSRFNSLFKLKYDPNGKIYDNYNKQYPNEPYFIINTNAQYNFKNVLQEKSELNLYYNFSYVGEFYTTWLQTEMDKTPSQFPHDLGLSYIFPGKRYIVSFDAKNITNEEVYDNFAVQKPGRAFYLKVNYILNKF; encoded by the coding sequence ATGATAACTCTTTCTGGCTGGTCTCAAACTGGAAAAATTACAGGAAAAGTAACCTTTACCAATAACGAAATTGCCACAGGAGCTTCTGTACAAATCAGCGGTACAAAAAAAAATGCCGTTGTTGATAACAATGGTCAATTTGAATTTAGAAACCTTTCTTACGGAAATTATACATTGGATATTTCTTCAATGGAAGCCCAAAACAAAAGTGTAAATATTGTTTTAAATCGTCCTTCGCAACAAATTACGATTTCTCTGGAAAAAATAACGGATCCAAAAGCTTTGAACGAAGTATTGATTCAGAAAAAAACTGCCAAAAAAGAAATCATCGAAAAAGGCTTTTCTGTAAATGTTATCGAAACTCAGGAAGCAGCCAAAAGAAATATCCAAACTAATGATTTATTAGGACAGTCTGCGGGAGTCAGAATCAGACAAAACGGAGGTTTAGGTTCCAGCGTAAATTACAACCTAAACGGAATGTCTGGCAATGCCATCCGAATATTTATCGACGGAATTCCTATTTCTACTTACGGTTCGTCTTTTAACTTAAACAGTATTCCTCCTGCTTTAATTGAAAGAATTGAAGTTTATAAAGGCGTAATTCCAGCACATTTAGCCGATGATGCTTTGGGCGGTGCTATTAATGTAATCCTGAAAAAAGGAGCTAAAAATTCGTTGAACGCTTCTGTATCTTATGGTTCATTTAATACCATTCAATCAAATTTTAATACGACATACCGCGACAAATCTGGTTTTACTTTAAAAGGATCAGGATTTTATAATTACTCTGACAATAATTATGAAATATGGGGGAAATTTGCCCGTGACGTACAGGCAGATGGTGTAATGAAACAAATTCGCGCTAAACGTTTTAATGATGCTTATCGTTCTTATGGAGGCCGTTTTGAACTTGGTTTTACAGATGTTGAGTGGGCTGATACTTTTTTAGTGGGCATAAACATGTCTGATGATTATAATGAAATCCAGCATGGTCAGGCAATGTCTACTCCATATAAAGGAAGGTTTACAGAAGCAGATGCCAAAGTAATAAGCATTAATTACGCTAAAAAAGATTTTATAATAAAAGGTCTTGAATTTAATATTAATTCGGTTTTCAGCCAGAGAAATGAGGTTTTAAACGATACAGTAAAATGGAATTACAACTGGTTTAACGAAAAAGCAATTGGTCTTAAAGGTCTTCCTATTCTAACACCAAACGGAGCACAGCAGGGAGCACCGACAATTCTTCATCTTAATAATAAAATTTTCAGTACAAGGGGCGGTTTAAATTATTCTGTAAATGAAAATCACAGATTTGTATTCAGTACAATGCTTTACTCATTTATGAGAGATGATTACGATGAAATGAAATCTGAACTGGAAAGAAATTTTCAGCAGAAACGCGACCTGCAAAAAAACATTTTATCATTTGCCTACGAATTTGAAGGTCTTGGTTCCCGCTTAAGAACAAATGTATTTGGTAAAAGATACAACCAAAAAACGGAACAGAAAACTCCTGTTTTGACTACAACAAACGGACAGACTAAAATTACCGAAAATCTGGAAAATAACAATACGACTTTCTACGGATACGGATTTGCAGCATCTTATTTTGTTCTGCCTAAATTAATGTTATCTACATCTGCAGAAAAGGCAATAAGACTTCCGTCTGAAAATGAAATTTTTGGTAATCCGGGTGAAAATCAAACATCAAATAGTTCATTAAAACCAGAGCAGAGTAATAACCTAAATGTTGGTCTTCGATTTGGTCCTTTTAAAATTAATGAACACAAATTCAGTTTTTCGGGTTCAGGATTCTGGAGAAATTCTAAAGATAAAATTGTGCGCCAGTTCAGCACCAGAGTTAATGAGGCTCTGCAGGCAACGCCATCTGTAAATATGGGAACTGCACAATCTCTTGGCTATGAAGCTTCATTAGAATATTCAAATAAAAACAAATTGTTTGTATCAATGAATATGTCACGATTTAATTCATTGTTCAAACTTAAATACGATCCAAACGGCAAAATTTATGACAATTATAATAAACAGTATCCAAATGAACCTTACTTCATTATAAATACTAATGCACAATACAACTTTAAAAATGTATTACAGGAAAAATCAGAATTGAATCTATATTACAATTTTAGTTATGTAGGTGAATTTTATACAACATGGCTTCAAACAGAAATGGACAAAACTCCATCGCAGTTTCCTCATGATCTGGGTTTAAGTTACATATTTCCAGGCAAAAGATATATTGTAAGCTTTGATGCTAAAAACATAACCAACGAAGAGGTTTATGACAATTTTGCGGTTCAAAAACCCGGAAGAGCTTTCTATTTAAAAGTAAACTACATACTCAATAAATTTTAG
- a CDS encoding DUF4272 domain-containing protein encodes MICTIYSHHLGLEKIKQIFLSHVPNGVFSTNGENLEFEVKGGILSPSKKVTIFYRERAIPSYQIPQIDDSELTANLKGLYGFVDSLPTENEKVKGVFLRKIQTLNSEFSIREDKGELKELDIIIADLAKEFDAVLFVQPNTIISKSETQHFLDKDLNLIIDSEGRSEIEELKVNINSEYFDNDQTELEEDQIERKAKNEEILERENIKINNNLPYIESERETTIRSAKEVAQRVSVLAVTNYVAFNNISPEEAVDYLQNYNLWDFTTDVEKEFLANPTESRKIHETWKCEGIWTLMWALKKVARLDFPNEFCDLGNINAEDYPVAKDKDPFEFINAVHEVRSKKEILDAADLYYRYNWACVDARINGKQIEAINPGIVYERQYALNWLINYMDQDWDDVTCDT; translated from the coding sequence ATGATTTGTACAATTTATTCGCATCATTTAGGACTGGAAAAAATCAAACAAATATTTCTTTCTCATGTTCCTAATGGTGTTTTTTCTACTAATGGTGAAAACCTCGAATTTGAAGTGAAAGGTGGAATCTTAAGTCCATCAAAAAAAGTAACTATCTTTTACAGAGAAAGAGCTATTCCTTCCTACCAAATTCCGCAAATAGACGATTCTGAGTTAACTGCCAATTTGAAGGGCTTGTATGGTTTTGTAGATTCGTTACCAACTGAAAATGAAAAGGTAAAAGGGGTATTTCTTCGTAAAATACAAACATTGAATTCTGAATTTTCGATTCGTGAAGACAAGGGAGAATTAAAAGAATTAGACATCATTATAGCCGATCTTGCAAAAGAATTTGATGCAGTTTTATTTGTTCAGCCAAATACTATAATAAGTAAATCTGAAACGCAGCATTTTTTAGATAAAGATTTAAATCTAATTATTGATTCAGAAGGGAGAAGTGAAATTGAAGAATTAAAAGTTAATATCAATTCGGAATATTTTGACAATGATCAGACAGAATTAGAAGAAGATCAAATAGAAAGAAAAGCTAAAAACGAAGAAATTCTTGAAAGAGAAAATATAAAAATCAACAATAATTTACCTTATATTGAATCGGAAAGAGAAACTACAATTCGATCAGCAAAAGAAGTTGCACAAAGAGTTAGCGTTTTGGCAGTAACTAATTATGTAGCATTTAATAATATCTCTCCTGAAGAAGCTGTTGATTATTTACAAAATTATAATCTATGGGATTTTACAACCGATGTTGAAAAGGAATTTCTTGCCAATCCTACTGAAAGTAGAAAAATACATGAAACATGGAAATGCGAAGGAATTTGGACTTTAATGTGGGCTTTGAAAAAAGTCGCTAGACTTGATTTTCCAAATGAGTTTTGTGATCTTGGAAATATCAATGCAGAAGATTATCCTGTTGCAAAAGACAAAGATCCTTTTGAATTTATAAATGCAGTTCATGAGGTTCGCTCTAAAAAAGAAATTTTAGATGCTGCAGATTTGTATTATCGTTATAATTGGGCTTGTGTTGATGCAAGAATTAACGGAAAACAAATTGAGGCAATAAATCCAGGAATTGTTTACGAAAGGCAATACGCCCTAAACTGGCTTATAAATTATATGGATCAGGATTGGGATGATGTTACCTGTGATACCTAA
- a CDS encoding sugar-binding domain-containing protein — MIKHKNIFQKITIALLFSVSIFAQKQARIVEDFNKNWNFKLGDYPEAINANFTASDWRTLQLPHDWSIEGAFDKDAKTKQAQGFLPAGKGWYRKVFTVPANWKNKTISIEFDGVFKNSEVFINGKSLGVRPNGYISFGYDLTQYLNFGKSNTIAVKVDNDAQPNSRWYTGSGIYRNVRLVASEKLHVGKWGTFVTTPEVSAEKSKIHLEVTIDNDNASAKEFKLVTSIINAENKEVVNFTSTEKIGAKTSEKKIHDLVLNQPKLWSTENPYLYKVITKVYEKSKLVDNYETPLGFRYFNFDSEKGFSLNGVPTKIYGVCLHHDNGALGAVENIHAVRRKLALMKEMGANAIRMSHNPHSLEMMQLCDEMGFIVQDEAFDVWKKKKVTNDYHKDWDAWHKQDLEDFIKRDRNHPSVMMWSIGNEIREQFDSTGIAITRELAKIVKSLDKTRPVTSALTENVIEKNFIYQSGALDLLGFNYKHEDYKDFPTKFKGQKILASESVSALETRGHYDFPDGIKAWPTKHGAPFDGNADWTVSAYDQVKSYWGATHEENWKTIKSQDFMAGTFIWTGFDYIGEPDPYPFPARSSYFGIVDLAGLPKDVYYMYQSEWSNKTVLHILPHWNWKKDQEVEVWAYYNNADEVELFLNGKSLGKKAKQNDDLHISWRVKFEPGTLKAVSRKYGKVVLEKEIKTAGEASKIDLKADKTSIKNDTYDLVYVTVSMTDKDGNLVPNAMDLVNFEVSGGGKLVGVDNGYQANLDSFKANSCKLFNGKCVAIIQSNGKKENIQLKAMAGNGIPFSAIQINVN, encoded by the coding sequence ATGATTAAACATAAAAACATATTTCAAAAAATTACAATTGCCTTATTGTTTTCAGTATCCATTTTTGCACAAAAACAAGCCAGAATTGTCGAAGATTTCAACAAAAATTGGAACTTCAAATTAGGAGATTATCCAGAAGCAATAAATGCCAATTTCACTGCATCAGATTGGAGAACGCTTCAATTACCACACGATTGGAGTATTGAAGGCGCTTTTGATAAGGATGCTAAAACCAAGCAAGCACAAGGATTTTTACCTGCTGGAAAAGGCTGGTATCGCAAAGTATTTACAGTTCCGGCGAACTGGAAAAACAAAACTATTTCAATTGAATTTGACGGTGTTTTTAAGAACAGTGAAGTTTTCATAAATGGAAAATCATTAGGAGTTCGCCCAAATGGTTATATTTCTTTTGGATATGACTTGACGCAATATTTAAACTTTGGAAAATCAAATACAATTGCCGTAAAAGTCGATAACGATGCACAACCGAATTCTAGATGGTACACAGGTTCTGGGATTTACAGAAATGTACGTTTAGTTGCCAGTGAAAAACTGCACGTTGGAAAATGGGGAACTTTTGTAACAACGCCAGAAGTTTCAGCAGAAAAATCAAAGATACATCTAGAAGTTACGATTGATAATGATAATGCTTCTGCGAAAGAATTTAAACTGGTTACTTCGATTATAAATGCAGAAAATAAAGAAGTTGTCAATTTTACATCAACAGAAAAAATTGGTGCTAAAACCTCAGAAAAAAAGATTCATGATTTGGTTTTAAATCAGCCGAAATTATGGAGTACAGAAAATCCGTATTTGTATAAAGTCATTACAAAGGTTTACGAGAAATCGAAATTGGTTGATAATTATGAAACTCCACTTGGGTTTAGATATTTTAATTTTGATTCAGAAAAAGGATTTTCTTTAAATGGTGTTCCAACCAAAATTTACGGCGTTTGTTTGCATCACGATAATGGTGCTTTGGGTGCGGTAGAAAATATTCATGCCGTAAGAAGAAAGCTGGCTTTAATGAAAGAAATGGGAGCAAACGCTATCAGAATGTCTCATAATCCACATTCGTTGGAAATGATGCAATTGTGCGACGAAATGGGGTTTATCGTTCAAGATGAAGCTTTTGATGTTTGGAAAAAGAAAAAAGTAACCAACGATTATCATAAAGATTGGGATGCTTGGCACAAACAAGATTTAGAAGATTTTATTAAAAGAGATCGTAATCATCCATCGGTTATGATGTGGAGTATTGGTAACGAAATTAGAGAACAGTTTGATTCGACAGGAATTGCGATTACCAGAGAATTGGCTAAAATTGTAAAATCTTTAGATAAAACTCGTCCTGTAACTTCGGCTTTGACAGAAAATGTAATTGAGAAAAACTTCATTTATCAGTCAGGAGCTTTGGATCTCTTAGGATTCAATTACAAACATGAAGATTATAAAGATTTTCCAACGAAATTTAAAGGACAAAAAATATTGGCTTCAGAAAGTGTTTCGGCTTTAGAAACACGTGGGCATTATGATTTTCCTGACGGAATTAAAGCCTGGCCAACAAAACACGGAGCTCCGTTTGACGGAAATGCCGATTGGACGGTTTCGGCTTATGATCAGGTAAAATCGTATTGGGGCGCAACGCACGAAGAAAACTGGAAAACGATTAAAAGTCAGGATTTCATGGCGGGAACTTTTATCTGGACAGGTTTTGATTATATCGGAGAACCAGATCCGTATCCGTTTCCTGCAAGAAGTTCGTATTTCGGAATCGTTGATTTAGCCGGACTTCCAAAAGATGTGTATTATATGTATCAAAGTGAATGGTCGAACAAAACGGTTCTGCATATTTTACCGCATTGGAACTGGAAAAAAGATCAAGAAGTCGAAGTTTGGGCGTATTACAATAATGCTGATGAAGTAGAATTATTCTTAAACGGAAAGTCGTTAGGAAAGAAAGCAAAACAAAATGATGATTTGCATATTTCTTGGAGAGTAAAATTTGAGCCAGGAACATTAAAAGCGGTTTCGAGAAAGTACGGAAAGGTGGTTTTAGAAAAAGAAATAAAGACGGCTGGAGAAGCTTCTAAAATCGATTTAAAAGCAGATAAAACTTCAATCAAAAACGATACTTACGATTTGGTTTATGTAACTGTTTCTATGACTGATAAAGATGGAAATTTAGTCCCAAACGCAATGGATTTAGTCAATTTTGAAGTTTCTGGCGGAGGAAAATTAGTTGGAGTTGATAATGGTTATCAGGCTAATTTGGATTCTTTTAAAGCCAATTCCTGTAAATTGTTTAATGGAAAATGTGTTGCGATTATTCAGTCGAATGGGAAGAAAGAAAATATTCAGCTGAAAGCGATGGCAGGAAATGGAATTCCGTTTTCAGCAATTCAGATAAACGTTAATTAA